A window of the Candidatus Abyssobacteria bacterium SURF_5 genome harbors these coding sequences:
- a CDS encoding ABC transporter permease — MRNVLTLTRKELYSYFQSPIAYVVIAIFLLISGIIFSLRFSMFYYDSLEISRNPYMMQHYDLNITEYVLEPMVYTLSFLSLLMIPMLTMRSFSEEKKSGAIELLLTYPVRDIEVTGAKFLACFLVYACMIALTALYPALTGRFAPVEPASLAMGYAGLLLSGAAFISLGIFISSLTENQIIAVAGSYGLLLFFWLTGAAENLLPAPYNAVLTDLSIFDHIETFARGILNTHDLTYYLVFIGFFIFLTLRSLEISKWKGRA, encoded by the coding sequence ATGAGAAACGTGCTGACCCTGACCCGGAAAGAGCTGTATTCCTACTTCCAGTCGCCGATCGCTTATGTGGTGATCGCGATATTCCTCCTCATCTCCGGCATCATCTTTTCGCTGCGGTTTTCTATGTTCTATTACGATTCTCTCGAGATCTCGCGTAATCCTTATATGATGCAGCATTACGATTTGAATATCACCGAGTACGTGCTCGAGCCCATGGTCTACACGCTGAGTTTCCTTTCCCTGCTGATGATACCGATGCTCACGATGCGCTCGTTCTCCGAGGAGAAGAAGTCCGGCGCTATCGAACTGCTGTTGACGTATCCGGTGCGCGACATTGAAGTGACCGGCGCGAAGTTCCTCGCATGTTTCCTGGTGTACGCATGCATGATCGCACTGACGGCCCTGTATCCCGCGCTCACCGGAAGATTTGCGCCGGTCGAACCTGCGAGTTTGGCGATGGGATATGCCGGGCTGCTTCTCAGCGGAGCGGCGTTCATCTCGCTGGGCATTTTCATTTCATCACTGACGGAAAACCAGATAATAGCCGTGGCTGGCAGCTACGGTCTGCTCCTGTTTTTCTGGCTGACGGGAGCCGCGGAAAACCTGCTTCCGGCGCCGTATAACGCCGTACTTACCGACCTGTCAATTTTCGACCACATCGAAACGTTCGCCCGCGGCATCTTGAATACGCACGACCTGACGTATTACCTGGTTTTCATCGGATTCTTTATCTTTCTGACGCTCCGCTCGTTGGAGATCTCGAAGTGGAAGGGGAGGGCGTAG
- a CDS encoding Do family serine endopeptidase codes for MKQPRSLQVIGITIVALLMFPVSGATLQQKPPESAPRVLKNLQDSFVEISEKAMPTVVHLTSERLPLKNMQDKMNEDLFKMFPFPPHIAPDQFRALAAGSGVIVDKRGYILTNNHLVDNSELIKVKLSDPETGRSKEYDGKVMGRDPATDLAVVKIEPDQPLPEARFGDSTQLKVGDWAIAIGDPFGFEKTVTVGVISGLGRSGFPGPLKDVRYQNFIQTDASINPGNSGGPLLNINGEVIGINTFIQAAGTGLGFAIPSAMALEVYQQLVEHGEVIRGFLGVQIGDLDEGLAEALKVPDLNGALVEQVIPDSPAAVAGLRHGDVVRAVDGQHVETSKMLQQLIAHKKPGQMVELKVLREGQQKTFAVELVKFPTKLAAMEPIERKTALGLAVEELPAEMRQAGMTGVIVDSVVPGSPADRSGLAQGDIILEVNMKEVNDVRTFQQVLASLQPGQWVSFYVKRGDVTLYRAVKIPVE; via the coding sequence ATGAAACAGCCAAGATCATTACAAGTCATCGGTATCACCATTGTAGCCCTGCTCATGTTCCCGGTCAGTGGAGCGACGCTTCAGCAAAAGCCGCCGGAGAGCGCCCCGCGTGTACTCAAGAACCTTCAGGATTCGTTTGTGGAAATTTCCGAAAAGGCGATGCCGACCGTAGTGCATTTGACATCCGAACGGCTGCCGCTGAAAAACATGCAGGATAAAATGAATGAAGACCTCTTCAAGATGTTCCCCTTCCCGCCGCACATAGCTCCCGACCAGTTCAGAGCGCTGGCGGCTGGCTCCGGCGTTATTGTGGACAAACGAGGATACATTCTTACAAATAACCATCTGGTGGACAATTCCGAACTGATTAAAGTGAAGCTGAGCGATCCAGAAACGGGCCGCTCAAAGGAGTATGATGGGAAAGTTATGGGCCGCGACCCCGCGACCGACCTCGCGGTCGTCAAAATCGAACCCGATCAACCGCTCCCCGAGGCCAGGTTCGGCGACTCCACCCAGTTAAAGGTGGGCGATTGGGCCATCGCGATCGGAGACCCGTTCGGCTTTGAAAAGACGGTGACCGTCGGCGTCATCAGCGGGCTCGGGCGCTCGGGTTTCCCGGGACCCCTCAAGGATGTTCGCTACCAGAATTTCATCCAGACGGATGCCTCCATTAATCCCGGCAATTCGGGGGGTCCGCTCCTCAACATCAACGGCGAGGTCATCGGGATTAATACCTTTATCCAGGCTGCCGGCACCGGCCTCGGGTTTGCGATTCCGAGTGCTATGGCTCTCGAAGTATACCAGCAGCTTGTTGAACATGGAGAGGTGATCCGCGGATTCCTCGGCGTTCAAATTGGAGATCTCGACGAAGGTCTCGCGGAGGCGCTCAAGGTGCCCGATCTCAATGGAGCTCTTGTCGAGCAGGTGATACCCGACAGCCCCGCTGCAGTAGCCGGGCTTCGCCACGGCGATGTGGTTCGGGCCGTTGACGGGCAGCATGTCGAAACTTCAAAAATGCTCCAGCAGCTGATTGCTCACAAGAAGCCCGGACAGATGGTAGAACTGAAAGTCCTGCGCGAAGGTCAACAGAAGACTTTCGCGGTTGAGCTGGTGAAATTCCCCACAAAACTTGCGGCGATGGAACCGATTGAGAGGAAGACGGCGCTGGGTCTTGCGGTCGAGGAACTTCCCGCCGAAATGAGGCAAGCCGGGATGACAGGGGTTATAGTCGATTCGGTTGTTCCAGGCAGCCCGGCCGATCGAAGCGGACTCGCGCAGGGGGATATCATCCTTGAAGTGAATATGAAAGAGGTGAATGACGTACGCACATTCCAGCAGGTGCTCGCCTCTTTGCAGCCGGGGCAATGGGTCAGCTTTTACGTCAAACGCGGCGACGTGACGCTCTATAGGGCGGTAAAAATCCCGGTCGAATAA
- a CDS encoding ImmA/IrrE family metallo-endopeptidase, whose amino-acid sequence MLYERLESLEKSTDFGLNKRPLGYGDFKRICKKYQIFVQEKPLLSELKGIFTWYGENPYICISSRLPERERTFIAFCELGHFFLHDRSNHFFTKMQDKWQLGEMEYHTRVFAQLAIVPTPDLIEIFNKRREARKPMNFRYLSELTELYHTTFQIMDSRLRIFYDYIFTRPDVLGHKESLLA is encoded by the coding sequence ATGCTTTACGAGAGGCTGGAAAGCTTGGAGAAAAGCACGGACTTCGGGCTCAACAAGCGCCCGCTCGGGTATGGCGATTTCAAGCGCATCTGCAAAAAATATCAGATCTTCGTTCAGGAAAAGCCGCTGTTGAGCGAGCTCAAGGGCATCTTTACCTGGTACGGAGAAAATCCTTATATCTGCATCAGCTCCCGGCTGCCGGAGCGCGAGCGTACCTTTATCGCTTTCTGTGAACTAGGACATTTCTTTCTGCACGACCGAAGCAACCATTTCTTCACAAAGATGCAGGATAAGTGGCAGCTCGGCGAAATGGAATATCATACGCGTGTTTTCGCGCAGCTTGCCATTGTGCCGACGCCCGATCTGATCGAGATATTCAACAAGAGAAGAGAAGCAAGAAAACCGATGAACTTCCGCTACCTGAGCGAGTTGACCGAATTATACCATACGACGTTCCAGATCATGGACTCGCGCCTGCGCATCTTTTATGACTATATCTTTACGCGGCCCGACGTGCTTGGCCACAAAGAAAGCCTGCTGGCATAA
- a CDS encoding exonuclease SbcCD subunit D: MSIRLMHLADLHLGAPLSYLGDKAEERARELESALVRALSAAAAKKVDAILISGDLFDRFNPPLDLVARVKNAFAKLSRENIPVLLIPGTHDSHRYARCIYHRERFPGVDVLMETGKPVQKQINGHTIYFYGFSGSDSPVSPSSLFCRTPADGMHVALVHGTVAENDRWESSPRDFSVTPADIGNSSFDYVALGHHHNFKQFKRGKTTALYPGTLEGLTFGESGDRFLVIVALDENGVSVEKLKHNRRALKEIEIDLSQSGLDCGESLERAIARFFDGESIASVSLTGSIDFLPSPKELEARLAGGFFHLQITDNTSIYDSAVMRSIAHDRTVRGIFARKMLKKIEIANVEEKPALELALRLTLQQFQQVHYENQRALD; the protein is encoded by the coding sequence ATGAGCATTCGCCTGATGCACCTCGCAGACCTCCACCTGGGCGCACCGCTGTCATATCTGGGCGATAAAGCCGAAGAAAGAGCGCGCGAACTGGAATCGGCGCTCGTTCGCGCGCTTTCCGCCGCCGCCGCGAAAAAAGTCGACGCCATCCTCATTTCCGGCGACCTGTTCGACCGCTTCAATCCACCGCTCGACCTGGTGGCGCGCGTAAAGAACGCGTTCGCGAAACTGAGCCGCGAGAATATCCCGGTCCTCTTGATACCGGGAACGCATGACAGCCATCGATACGCCCGCTGCATCTATCATCGGGAGCGGTTTCCGGGGGTCGATGTCCTCATGGAGACTGGAAAACCGGTTCAAAAACAAATCAACGGCCACACGATATATTTCTACGGATTTTCCGGAAGCGATTCGCCGGTTTCTCCCTCATCTCTTTTTTGCCGTACACCGGCCGACGGCATGCACGTCGCCCTCGTCCATGGAACGGTTGCCGAGAACGACCGATGGGAATCGAGCCCGCGCGATTTTTCCGTTACCCCTGCGGATATCGGGAACTCGTCCTTCGATTACGTCGCGCTCGGCCACCACCATAACTTCAAGCAATTCAAACGCGGCAAAACGACCGCCCTCTACCCCGGCACGCTCGAAGGGCTCACCTTCGGCGAGAGCGGAGACCGTTTTTTGGTCATCGTCGCTCTCGACGAAAACGGGGTTTCGGTCGAGAAGCTGAAACATAACCGGAGGGCGTTGAAGGAGATCGAGATCGACCTTTCCCAGTCCGGCCTCGACTGCGGCGAGTCGTTGGAGCGTGCAATTGCCCGCTTCTTCGACGGTGAGAGCATTGCGAGCGTATCGCTCACGGGATCAATTGATTTTCTTCCGTCCCCGAAGGAGCTCGAAGCCCGCCTGGCGGGCGGATTTTTCCACCTGCAGATCACCGATAACACCAGCATCTACGACAGCGCCGTGATGCGGTCGATCGCGCATGACCGGACGGTGCGGGGCATCTTTGCGAGGAAAATGCTGAAAAAGATAGAGATTGCGAACGTTGAAGAAAAGCCGGCGCTCGAACTCGCTTTGCGATTGACGCTCCAACAATTCCAGCAGGTGCATTATGAGAATCAGCGCGCTCTCGATTGA
- a CDS encoding DUF4340 domain-containing protein, producing the protein MAGSGRGINSDSAEREEFSAGHADGDRRETPFCAAGDRAARPRADRRNSCFREEEQALVSYKRTLIIFLLFAAAAVFFYLYEIQGGQKRREAGEQAKRVLSFDPADAASVLVARADETIVVKKGNGEWVIAEPVKAAAEQPKIKQLITAAAEVKFERDLGEQGELKPFGLDQPDLSIEIVSTAGKSERVLIGSTTPDGKNVYMKKEDAPNVFTVAVSAKDALDQDLYALRDKKLVQFSTPDVEEIALHRDGKSVTLRKEDENRWRMVSPAETDADTEKINTLLDSIRYARVKKFVEENAPDLHAYGLEPAEARVELGLGDNREVIYFGAKPAPDTKVVYAVRGEDGRRVLELDDAILEKVTASPDEWRDERLAKFDPESVRKLEIETNNSKLSVKQDENSGKWLMLEPRETRADASRIESLLRGLAKMKAVRFVRSDKEAQSRLKQPQLRLRLWVQDENEPILVSFTQMTAEEEYLSVLPSGELCVVDAEAVKEMSVEPDDLIDKSVAHFEAADIEKIDLIKGEETYSIKRKDVSWNIPRKLNAESYEVDQLLWELSRLKYVNVISGETQDASLFKSPALGIRLWSGEGTEPEVTLVVGERLPAKETVYIREEGSGQVMEVEAAFLAEWVERL; encoded by the coding sequence TTGGCTGGGTCGGGAAGAGGCATTAATAGCGATTCCGCCGAAAGAGAGGAATTTTCAGCCGGTCATGCTGACGGCGACAGACGCGAAACTCCTTTTTGTGCTGCCGGTGATCGTGCTGCCCGGCCTCGTGCTGATCGGCGGAATTCTTGCTTTCGTGAGGAGGAGCAGGCACTCGTGAGTTACAAGCGCACGCTGATCATCTTCCTGTTGTTTGCCGCCGCGGCCGTCTTTTTCTATCTGTATGAGATTCAGGGCGGCCAAAAAAGAAGGGAAGCCGGCGAACAAGCCAAACGAGTGCTTTCTTTCGATCCGGCGGATGCCGCATCGGTGCTCGTCGCGCGTGCGGATGAGACGATCGTAGTCAAAAAAGGAAACGGCGAGTGGGTAATAGCCGAACCGGTGAAGGCGGCCGCGGAGCAACCCAAAATCAAACAGCTCATTACCGCTGCGGCGGAGGTGAAGTTTGAGCGAGACCTGGGAGAGCAGGGTGAACTCAAGCCATTTGGGCTCGACCAGCCGGACCTTTCCATTGAGATCGTTTCGACTGCCGGAAAATCGGAGCGCGTCCTGATCGGGTCGACAACACCCGACGGGAAAAACGTCTATATGAAAAAGGAGGACGCCCCCAATGTTTTCACGGTCGCGGTATCGGCCAAGGATGCGCTGGACCAGGACCTGTACGCCCTGCGCGATAAAAAACTGGTACAGTTCTCCACGCCCGATGTGGAGGAGATAGCATTGCACCGCGATGGGAAATCGGTAACGTTGCGAAAAGAGGACGAAAACCGATGGCGCATGGTCTCTCCTGCGGAAACCGATGCCGATACCGAAAAAATCAACACGCTTCTGGATTCGATACGCTACGCGCGCGTGAAAAAGTTTGTCGAGGAGAACGCCCCCGACCTGCATGCTTACGGGCTGGAACCGGCGGAGGCGCGGGTGGAACTGGGATTAGGTGACAATCGGGAAGTGATTTATTTCGGCGCGAAACCGGCGCCCGACACAAAAGTCGTGTATGCCGTCCGCGGCGAAGATGGCCGCCGCGTCCTCGAGCTCGATGATGCAATCCTGGAAAAGGTAACCGCCTCACCCGACGAATGGCGCGACGAACGATTGGCGAAATTCGACCCTGAATCGGTCCGGAAGCTTGAGATTGAGACAAACAACAGCAAGTTGTCGGTGAAACAAGACGAGAACTCCGGGAAGTGGCTGATGCTGGAGCCGCGCGAGACGCGAGCCGACGCAAGTCGGATCGAATCGTTGTTACGCGGACTGGCGAAAATGAAAGCTGTTCGCTTTGTCAGATCTGACAAAGAAGCTCAAAGCCGCCTGAAACAGCCTCAGCTCCGCTTGCGCCTGTGGGTGCAAGACGAAAACGAGCCGATTCTTGTTTCGTTCACTCAAATGACTGCTGAGGAGGAATATCTGTCCGTTCTGCCTTCGGGAGAATTATGCGTAGTCGATGCGGAAGCGGTGAAGGAGATGTCGGTCGAGCCCGATGATCTCATCGATAAATCGGTTGCCCATTTCGAGGCGGCCGATATCGAGAAAATCGATCTTATAAAAGGTGAAGAGACATATTCAATAAAGAGGAAAGACGTCAGTTGGAACATCCCGCGCAAGCTCAATGCTGAATCGTATGAAGTCGACCAACTTTTGTGGGAGTTGAGCCGGTTGAAGTATGTCAACGTCATCTCCGGCGAAACGCAGGATGCCTCTCTTTTCAAATCACCCGCCTTGGGCATTCGATTATGGAGTGGTGAAGGAACTGAGCCGGAGGTTACGCTGGTCGTGGGAGAACGGCTGCCTGCAAAGGAAACGGTTTATATTCGGGAAGAAGGTTCCGGGCAAGTAATGGAAGTGGAAGCAGCTTTTCTTGCGGAGTGGGTTGAAAGGCTTTGA
- a CDS encoding XRE family transcriptional regulator produces MSIGKIIRKRRQEIGMKANELAKRIGVSQSFLSNIENDLKIPRFLLLHKIANELKMSMGAFDDIGGEAKSFSAKGMKASNRELAILRDPAFAPLFEREDLGELSALAKKELAEFYREIKLHDSDKRNPDGTLKE; encoded by the coding sequence ATGTCTATCGGTAAAATAATCAGAAAGCGACGGCAAGAGATCGGCATGAAGGCAAATGAGCTTGCGAAGCGCATTGGCGTCAGCCAGAGTTTCTTGAGCAACATCGAAAACGATCTCAAGATACCCCGTTTCCTCCTCCTCCACAAGATTGCCAATGAGCTGAAGATGAGCATGGGGGCTTTTGACGATATAGGCGGGGAAGCAAAGAGTTTCTCGGCCAAGGGAATGAAGGCTTCCAATCGCGAATTGGCCATTTTGCGTGATCCGGCTTTCGCACCACTGTTCGAGCGTGAGGATTTGGGCGAGCTCTCGGCTCTTGCAAAAAAGGAACTGGCCGAGTTCTATCGTGAGATCAAGCTCCACGACAGCGACAAGAGAAATCCCGACGGGACACTGAAGGAATAG
- a CDS encoding co-chaperone GroES translates to MKVKPLADRILVRRIEETEVKKGGIIIPDTAKEKPQEGEVVAVGPGATGEDGKRIPMEVKKGDRILIGKYAGTEVKIDGKEYIIMREDEVLAIIG, encoded by the coding sequence ATGAAGGTAAAACCTTTGGCCGACCGGATTCTGGTGCGCAGAATCGAAGAGACCGAGGTCAAGAAGGGCGGGATAATCATTCCTGACACCGCCAAAGAGAAACCCCAAGAGGGTGAAGTCGTGGCTGTCGGACCGGGCGCGACCGGTGAGGACGGCAAGCGTATTCCCATGGAAGTGAAGAAGGGCGACCGCATCCTGATCGGCAAATATGCGGGCACCGAAGTCAAGATCGACGGCAAGGAATACATCATCATGCGCGAAGACGAAGTCCTCGCCATTATCGGATGA
- a CDS encoding ATP-binding cassette domain-containing protein, with protein sequence MIEVEHLTKNYGQISAISDVSFTVNRGEILGFLGPNGAGKTTTMRILTCFIPATSGSARVAGFDVFTQSLEVRRRIGYLPERVPLYGEMEVDAYLEFVARMKGVPARDRKRAIEEVKDKCGIRDISGRLVAKLSRGYAQRVGIAQALLNEPEVLILDEPTVGLDPNQIVEIRNLIKSLAGKRTIILSTHILPEVSMICDSVAIINEGRIVARDSLSSLEADRQMKLHLLVRGPDADVLQALAAIEGVETAERTGSEDQCVRVRVALKPRVDAREMIAAEIVRRGWGLVELRPDRASLEDIFLRATAKEAEVTS encoded by the coding sequence ATGATCGAAGTGGAACATCTGACCAAGAATTACGGGCAGATATCCGCAATATCCGATGTCTCCTTCACCGTCAACCGCGGCGAGATTCTCGGATTTCTCGGCCCCAACGGCGCCGGTAAAACGACGACCATGCGCATCCTCACGTGTTTCATTCCCGCCACCAGCGGCTCGGCGCGCGTAGCGGGATTTGACGTGTTCACGCAATCGCTCGAAGTGCGCAGGCGGATAGGGTACCTGCCCGAGCGCGTGCCGCTGTATGGGGAAATGGAGGTCGACGCTTATCTCGAATTCGTCGCGCGGATGAAGGGGGTTCCGGCGCGCGACCGGAAACGGGCGATCGAGGAGGTCAAGGATAAGTGCGGCATCCGCGATATTTCCGGCAGGCTTGTCGCAAAACTCTCCCGCGGGTACGCCCAACGCGTGGGAATCGCCCAGGCTCTCCTGAACGAGCCGGAAGTGCTTATTCTGGATGAGCCGACCGTCGGCCTCGATCCGAACCAGATCGTGGAGATCCGCAACCTGATCAAGAGCCTCGCCGGCAAACGGACAATCATCCTGAGCACCCACATCCTTCCGGAGGTCAGCATGATCTGCGACAGCGTCGCCATCATCAACGAGGGCCGCATCGTCGCGAGGGACTCGCTCAGCAGCCTTGAGGCCGATCGGCAGATGAAGCTGCACCTGCTTGTGCGGGGGCCGGACGCGGACGTTTTGCAGGCCTTGGCAGCGATTGAAGGAGTGGAAACGGCCGAGCGAACAGGCAGTGAAGATCAGTGCGTGCGCGTGCGCGTCGCTCTGAAACCGCGCGTGGATGCCCGTGAGATGATCGCCGCCGAGATCGTCCGCAGAGGCTGGGGTCTCGTCGAGCTTCGGCCTGACAGAGCAAGCCTGGAGGATATCTTTCTTCGAGCGACTGCAAAAGAAGCCGAGGTGACATCATGA
- the groL gene encoding chaperonin GroEL, protein MPAKQLKFSEDARHAILRGVEKLSAAVKVTLGPKGRNVVLDKKWGAPTITKDGVTVAKEVELEEPYENMGAQMVKEVASKTSDVAGDGTTTATILAEAIYREGLKNVTAGRNPMDLKRGIEKAVEAVVESLKKQSKSVKDRKEISQVATISANSDAAIGEIIADAMDKVGKDGTITVEEAKAMETTLDVVEGMQFDKGYLSPYFITDAERQEAVMENAYILIHEKKISSLKDLLPLLESTAKSGRPLLIIAEDVEGEALATLVVNKLRGTLQCCAVKAPGFGDRRKAMLEDIAILSGGRAISEEMGVKLENIKLEDLGRAKRIVVDKDNTTIVEGAGKTADINGRVNQIRKQIEETTSDYDREKLQERLAKLAGGVAVINVGAATETEMKEKKARVEDALHATRAAVEEGTIPGGGVALLRSVPAIDKLELTGDEAVGAQIVKRALEEPARILAANAGLEGSVIVQRLKSEKGSMGFDVAAEEFVDMFKAGIIDPTKVARTALQNASSIASLLLTTEALVTEVPEKEAPAPAMPGGMPGGGMY, encoded by the coding sequence ATGCCTGCAAAACAATTGAAGTTCAGCGAAGACGCGCGGCACGCGATTCTTCGAGGCGTTGAGAAGCTGAGCGCGGCCGTGAAGGTGACGCTGGGACCGAAAGGCCGGAATGTGGTCCTCGATAAGAAATGGGGAGCTCCCACCATCACCAAGGACGGCGTAACCGTCGCGAAAGAGGTTGAGCTGGAGGAGCCGTATGAAAACATGGGCGCGCAGATGGTGAAGGAAGTCGCCTCGAAAACGAGCGACGTGGCCGGCGACGGAACCACGACCGCAACCATTCTTGCCGAAGCCATATACCGCGAGGGCCTCAAGAACGTGACTGCCGGCCGCAATCCCATGGACCTGAAGCGCGGCATCGAGAAAGCGGTCGAGGCGGTTGTCGAATCCCTCAAGAAGCAGAGCAAGAGCGTGAAGGACCGCAAGGAGATCTCGCAGGTGGCCACCATCTCGGCTAACAGCGACGCCGCGATCGGCGAGATCATAGCGGACGCGATGGACAAGGTCGGCAAAGACGGCACGATCACGGTCGAAGAGGCGAAGGCGATGGAGACCACGCTCGATGTGGTCGAGGGAATGCAGTTCGATAAGGGCTATCTGTCGCCCTATTTCATCACCGACGCCGAGCGGCAGGAAGCCGTTATGGAAAACGCCTACATCCTGATTCACGAGAAGAAGATCTCGAGCCTGAAGGATCTGCTCCCGCTGCTCGAGAGCACGGCGAAATCAGGGCGTCCGCTCCTCATTATCGCGGAGGACGTGGAGGGCGAAGCCCTCGCGACGCTGGTGGTCAACAAGCTGCGCGGCACGCTGCAGTGCTGCGCCGTGAAGGCTCCCGGCTTTGGCGATCGGCGCAAGGCGATGCTTGAAGACATTGCCATCCTCAGCGGCGGCCGCGCTATCTCTGAGGAGATGGGCGTGAAGCTCGAGAATATAAAATTGGAAGATCTCGGCCGCGCCAAGCGGATAGTGGTCGATAAAGATAACACCACCATTGTCGAGGGCGCCGGCAAGACCGCGGACATAAACGGCCGGGTGAACCAGATTCGCAAGCAGATCGAGGAGACGACCTCGGATTACGACCGCGAGAAATTGCAGGAACGCCTCGCGAAGCTCGCCGGCGGTGTCGCGGTCATCAACGTGGGCGCCGCAACCGAGACCGAGATGAAAGAGAAGAAGGCGCGCGTAGAAGACGCGCTTCATGCTACTCGAGCCGCCGTCGAGGAAGGCACGATCCCGGGCGGCGGAGTGGCGTTGCTGCGCTCGGTTCCGGCGATCGACAAGCTGGAACTCACCGGCGATGAGGCGGTGGGCGCTCAAATCGTGAAACGCGCTCTTGAAGAACCGGCCAGAATACTGGCTGCCAACGCGGGCCTCGAAGGCTCCGTCATCGTTCAGCGACTGAAGAGCGAGAAGGGCTCCATGGGATTCGACGTTGCGGCCGAAGAATTCGTCGATATGTTCAAGGCCGGTATCATCGATCCAACCAAGGTCGCTCGCACCGCGCTTCAGAATGCATCCAGCATCGCCAGCCTTCTGCTGACAACCGAGGCGCTGGTGACTGAAGTACCTGAAAAAGAGGCGCCCGCCCCGGCAATGCCAGGCGGAATGCCCGGCGGCGGCATGTACTAA